In Apium graveolens cultivar Ventura chromosome 10, ASM990537v1, whole genome shotgun sequence, the following are encoded in one genomic region:
- the LOC141691605 gene encoding putative F-box protein At4g38870 — MTVEILKRVSVKLLVQCKSVCKSWRFIISDPEFIKTHSYYQQSLTDKEISILMIAKSGFDALPPLVSPDFKCYIYEPDHFKVVGSCNGIICLVFELHCYLWNPVTKKCKELPEFPPSDQMNLPEFPPSGMNLPEFPPSQIVPDHQVGNLAFYFDTISNDYKVLRHLCEQTTGESMVLHLYSTNTNSWRDIHVHDTSPTKVMSYPCLKLGPLISGVIYMGRKEYVVSFNLHTEVFTMFPTPSYMVRYSDILDFEGSVAVIFGSKDRGSEISLGILDNSNGNVSWTKKFNIVEDTMGWIYSCLGGGMFYGRKRDSAGFFLYDYRKKNFKYRPLPD; from the coding sequence ATGACAGTCGAAATACTTAAAAGGGTTTCGGTGAAATTATTGGTGCAGTGCAAGTCTGTTTGCAAGTCATGGAGATTTATTATCTCAGATCCTGAATTTATTAAAACTCACTCGTACTATCAACAGAGTTTGACTGATAAGGAAATTTCAATATTGATGATTGCTAAATCAGGATTTGATGCCCTACCTCCACTAGTCTCTCCCGACTTTAAGTGTTACATATATGAGCCAGACCACTTCAAAGTTGTTGGTTCCTGCAATGGTATTATTTGTCTGGTCTTCGAATTACATTGTTATCTCTGGAACCCAGTAACCAAGAAGTGTAAGGAACTTCCTGAATTTCCTCCTAGTGATCAAATGAACCTTCCTGAATTTCCTCCTAGTGGAATGAACCTTCCTGAATTTCCTCCTAGTCAAATCGTGCCTGATCACCAAGTAGGTAATCTTGCTTTTTATTTTGATACTATCTCCAATGACTACAAGGTTCTTCGGCATCTTTGTGAACAAACTACTGGTGAGTCAATGGTCTTGCACCTATATTCAACAAATACTAATTCTTGGAGAGATATTCATGTTCATGACACATCCCCCACAAAAGTTATGTCTTACCCATGTCTAAAACTTGGTCCTCTTATAAGTGGAGTGATTTATATGGGTCGTAAGGAATATGTAGTTTCTTTCAATTTGCACACTGAGGTGTTTACGATGTTCCCAACCCCTAGTTATATGGTAAGATACTCAGATATATTAGATTTTGAAGGTTCTGTTGCTGTCATCTTTGGATCCAAAGATAGAGGATCAGAAATTAGTCTTGGGATATTAGATAATAGTAACGGCAACGTCTCTTGGACTAAGAAGTTTAATATTGTTGAAGATACAATGGGTTGGATATATTCTTGTTTGGGTGGTGGAATGTTTTATGGAAGAAAAAGAGATTCTGCTGGGTTCTTCTTGTATGACTATAGAAAGAAAAACTTCAAATATAGGCCGCTTCCGGACTGA